GACCCAACAGCTCCACTGCCCTTTGGTGAGGAAAGGATTGCAGTTCCCCTGTCCCCTGCAGCATTCACCCCAGAGGGGTCCAGCAGAAGCAAGGGAAGCCCTGACAGACCCCCACAGGTGCCAGGCTCCCACAGGTGCCAGGGCCCTCTTGCAGGGCTGGGTATTTGCTGCTCCATTTCTGTGGGGAGAGCCTTCctcgggcagggcagggcagggctcaggctgctggtgtgcccctgccctcctctgggGCACATCTGGGTGGACAAGAACTTTATTTGCTTGCCAGGAATGAGATCCTCGAGCCTCTCAGTTTCCTTTAAATCTATAAAGAGTAAGCAGGAGAGGgactgcagcaagcaggagagGGACTGCAGCAAGCAGGATCAGGCCCAGGGCTGTCCTCCAGGGCAGAGTATTCCAGAAAAACTGATCTGAAAAAGGAAAtccccagaggggttggggtgggctgcaggcagcaccagggAGCAGACATCTCTGTGTCATACacctgggtccagctctggagtcctccacacagcaaggacatggacctgatggagctgctccagaggccatgaagatgatcagaggctggagcagctctgctgtggggccaggctgggagagttggagctgttcagcctggagaagagaaggctgcagggagaccttagagctgcatctcaatatctgcaggggacctgcaggcaggctggggagggactgttcagaaggggctgtggggataggcccaggggcaatggtttgaaactggagcagggcagagttaggttggacatcaggaggaagttctgcagagtgagggtgaggagacactggaacaggttgcccagggaggtggttgaggctccatccctggagacattcaaggtcagccttgctgtgtccctgggcagcctgctctggttggagctgtccctgctgcctacAGGGGGGTGCACAAGGTGACcttggaggatcccttccaaccccatgccctctgtgaatctgtgaaattgCTCCTGGGAAgaacagggaagaaaagcaggGGCTCAGAATTAGAGCAGGGCcatggagcacagccctgtgagctgctgctccagcacagcctctggtGCTGAGGCTCCTGGTGGACAGGGAGGTGTAGAGGTGTAGTTCCCTCTGTCAGACAGCCAAGCCTGGGGGATCTTCATGTCCAGGCTGCCACTGGTGAGCtcccccccagcagcctgcagcctccctggtaCTGAGCCCTCtgccccctgtgctgctcctgcctgcccctgcagccATGCACCAAGGGCCAGAAGTGCTCCTGGAACCAGGTCCCCTCCAGgcccccaggctctgctgcagggacacagggcagggcagcagcacctcctcccccaTGGCCACCACGATGGGGCAGGGGGGTCCAGTCACTGAGCCCAGCTGGGAGAGCtccagaggaagaagaaagaagcctGAGGATGttgtgctgccaggctgtgcctgaaactgcaccagggcagggtcaggttggagatgaggcaaaatctctttgctgcaagagtggtgagggattggcacaggctgcccagggaggtggtgcagtccccagaGAACCCACTGGCAAAAGGACAGCTCTGGTCCAGCAGCACTTGTGGGCAGCCAGACCTCAGCGTGCCCACAGCCTGGAAACCCAGAGCACAGCCACTGGGGTGTGATTGGTGTCCCCAGGTGCCCTCCCAGcaggctggaggtgctgcaggcagatagagctgctcccagcagtgcagcagcacttATCaccccctgcagctgcctggggggGGCAGATGTGGCAGATCCTGGGGTGCAGTCAGAACAGTGCAGTCCTCCTTCATGTTAGCTGAGGTCACACcacccctgccagcagcctcagGGCCTGCGAGGTGGTGGCCAGGAGGAGGTGAGGtggaagctgctgtggtgctcaCCCAAAAGAGAGGTGAcagtgccaggctctcagctgTGCTCTCCAGGCCCCTCTGGGCTTTGATCTGCTGCCTTGGACAAGTTGGAAACGCTGTGCAGGTCCAGCCCAGCCATGAGCTGAGGAGGAGGTCAGGGGAAGACCTCCAGGCACATCTAAACCTTCCTCTCCTGGAGTCAGCCTGCAGGTGAGTGCTGGCTGTCTAGACACCACCCAGCTGCTGAggctcttcctgctgcttcagcagctttAGGCAATCTCCGAGTCTTGCACTTTCCACTTTCAGCCGGAaatcctctcccctcctgctgattttctgcagccctgctggtATCCAGGATGgaaagaggagagactgagatgctgggcagtgaggaggagcagaggggtggAAGAGGTGAGTTCTCAGAAGGGAGGTGGAGAGGGAATTGCTCTCTGTTGATGAGAGAAATGCATCTTGCtcctgctggggaaggcagcagctggggcttgctccagcctgggcttgtcccagggctgcagcccccTCAGCTGAACTCCTGGTGCCTGTCTGTAGAGCCACCACCAGGCACCTGAGCTGCCACCTGGGCTCCCTCCATATGCCCACAGGACTTTGGGGCCATAGGTTGCTGGTCCTGGGGTGATGCCTCCCCCAGGCTGCTCCGGGCCCTGCTGTGCTCTTGCAGCACAGGTACAGTGTCTGCACAGCAGATGTGCATTCATCCACCCAGGGCCATCCTCCTCCAGGACACTGAGAGCTCCTTGGCCAGCAACCACCtggaaggagcagggcaggagcagagcagcagctgaggctggggcATTCCGCAACAGAGGGTTTGCCACCCTGGGCAGGGGAAAGGAAATTGCTGTGCCCCTTCCCTTGCTGGGCTGGATGGAGCCCTGAGGTACCCTGGGGCCACCTGTCCtgagcagcttctcctcctctgtctcCAGCTGAGGTGATCCTGGACCCAGACACGGCCAACCCCTTTCTGGTGCTGGCAGGGGATGGGAGGGCCGTGGGGCGTGGTGCCAGCTGGTGCCAGCTGCCCGACTGCCCCCAGCGCTTCGACACGGAGCCCTGCGtgctgggctgctcagcctTCAGCACAGGCACTCACTGCTGGCAGGTGGAGGTGGCAGAGGCAGGTGAGTGGTGGGCTGTGGGAGTGGCCCAGGACTCCGTCAGGAGGAAAGGGGTCCTCAGGTTTGCCCCCCAGGAGGGCATCTGGGCCGTGGGGCAGTGGTTTGGGCAGTACTTTGCTTTCACCGACCCTGACTGGACCCCCCTGAGCCTTGCCTGCCTCCCCAGGGCCATCCaggtctgcctggacttcaccACAGGGCAGGTGGTGTTTGCTGATGCTGAGAACCAAGCCCAGATCTTTGCTTTCTGCCTGGCCTCGTGTCCTGGAGCCATTCTCCACCCCTGGCTCTGGGTGGGGATGGACTCCTGGCTCAGGCTGTGTCCCTGATGTCCAGGGAACAAGAGTGGTGTTGGAGACACTGGAAAGGTGAACAACAGCAGCTTGGGTCTTGGTGCTGGGAACTGGGAGTGTCTTGTGTCCTGCCAGCTTCCACGGGGTTCCTCTGGCCACCAAGTGGGAGATGGACAGCACCAAAGAGCCTCCTCCAtgccctctgccctgcagctgggactGCCTTGTGTCCTGCCAGCTTCCACGGGGTTCCTCTGGCCACCAAGTGAGAGATGAACAGCACCAAAGACCTCCTCCAtgccctctgccctgcagttgggactgcagagacagcagagcaCCAAGACTCAGCGCATGGAGGAGCTTGGTGCCAGGTGGCCCAAGGGCAGAGAGGTGGCATTGagagctggcactgcagagctgccctgcacaACGCCATGGCTCCTCAGGAGTGCTGCAGTGGTGTCCATGGCTCTTTGCAGCTGAGCTCAGTGATGAAGATAACCCCCAGAGAgcagtggtgctgcagctcaTGATAGCCTTTATCTGCCCAGACATCCCCAGCCCCTCTTGGCTCACTGACTGCACTCAGCACATCACTGGGCAGGGCACCACAGGACAAGGCAAGGGATGAGAGGTGTCTGAAGTCCAGAGGAGAGGCAATTGCCACAGATCTGTTCTCTGGTCTCCTCCTGACAGAACTGACTGGAGCAggccaggaggagggggccCAGAGCCACCACCTGGTCCAACTGTGTGACCAGTCCAGGGCTGACCAGGCTAAAGCTGTTACTAAGGGCATGGTCCAAATGCCTCTTAAGCCCTGCCAGGCCTGGGGCATAGATCACCTCTTGATGAAGCCTGTCCCAGGGGCTGACCACCCTCTCAGTACAggaattcctcctcatgttatGTTTGGACCTCTCCTGGCTCAGCTTTGAACCATTCCCAGGGGTTCTGTGCCTGGATcccagggagaagagctcagcacctccctctccacagcctcaggaagctgcagagagcaatgaggacactcctcagcctccttttctccaaatgaGACCAACCCAGAGTGCTTAGCTGCTGCTCAGAGTTCATCTCCcagatgcagagctgctccagggagcagggacTGTGGGGAAAGGACATTCCAAGGGCAGGCAGCAGTCCCACTCCTAGGGACCTGCTTTGTGCTCACCTGCCAGCTCCTGTTCCCAGGAGGACAGAGGTGAATGTAGGTGAAGAGGAACTGCCTGGCTCCCACCAGGTGTCTTCttctccagccacactgctggtTGGACCTCTCAGTTGTCACCTTTGTGttggcagcagggcacagggattGGTCTCCCTGGTCTGTTGCAGTGGCTGGAAAGAGTTGCAGCCCTGGGTCAGGCACAGACAGACTGCCCTGGCACCAGGGCTGggctccccaccctccctggcaCTGTGTGTGCAGGATGCACCCCAGAGGCAGTGTGCAGGATGCACTCCCAGAGGCAGTGTGCAGGATgcactccagctgctggcagtgtgcaGGATgcactccagctgctggcactgtgcaGTAAGAGGGAAAGCAGCATAAACCTACTCCAAGTTCCTCCAGCGCCCTagagggcacagctggcactgcccagctcagtccctgctcactgaggcactttctgcagctcagggcaggtttgcacagccaggggcagcTCCTGGCACTGAGAACTCTGATGGGaagagttcctgccaagggctgggcttaGACTCACTCCTGAGCAGAcgaagggcactgccacagcttgttcCCCAccctggggggcaggaaggcagaggtggcagctgtggccaGGACAGGTGACCTTTTActgcccaccaagggattgcagcccatggagggcatcttcaggagagagctgagggatccccagggccAAGCCTCTCCTTCAGGGACCAGTGTCCCAGGAGGATTCTGCCCTTTCTGCCTCCCATCCTGATCCCTGTGTTCCTGGATCCAGTTCCACAATGCAGCTCCTGACTCTGGCTCCCACCTGGCTGCCCCAgttcctgcccccagcagcagtggtgctggggaggTCTCTGCCACCAGGGTTCAGTCTGGTTTGTGTTTATGTTGCTGTTATTACTTCCATTAAAGCTGTTTCACTTTCTGCCCcagcccatcagtctctctccttattccctttctctttgctttggggagggagagaagttTGAGAGCCTCTGTGACTCCTCCAGGGActgtcccagccctgccccttgACCAAACCCCAGCCTGGGAGCCTTCAGACAGCCCAGAAATCCCTGGGGAGCTGTGACACAGCCGAGGGACTGCAGCAGTGTGACTCCAGCAGTGTGACTGCAGCAGTGACCCTCAACCCTCCCCCTTGAGGCACCCTGACACAggcagggtggggtggggtgggaggggagctgATTTCTCAACAGGTTGGTGCCCTGGATCCTCTTACTGGAATTCTGTGTTTTGGAGGGTGAGGAAATGTCCAATGGGTTCCTTTTTGCTGTGCCCAAAATAGTATTTCCCAAGAAGTCAACTCTCTGTCAACAAGTTGtgtgactgcagcctcctgcagggacaggtggcagctgcctgcaggactGCACCACAGGCACCCACAGGGGCTCAAGctggtgcagttctgctgcaggaggagctctgcaccctgctgcaggaggagctctgcaccctgctgccagggcaggaacCTTGAGAAGCAAGGTCAGAGACTGGACAACCTGAGCCAGGAGGTTCTGTGCCATAGCCagagcccagctggctgtgggtgAGGGAAGGTGTGGGGCTGGCAGTCAGAGTGCAGCTGGACATGGAGACCACTGGGAAGCTCCCAAAGCCCATGgccccaccagcaccagcaccagcaccagcagccacagaaccacagagctggggaggttggatgagacctttgAGCTCATAAAGTCCAACTGCTTGTCTGGagctcactgctgctgagccactgccactcaaccacaccccagcaccacatcccagcaccacaccccagcaccacacctcagcaccacatcccagcaccacaccccagcaccacaccccaggcaccacatcccagcaccacatcccagcaccacaccccagcaccacaccccagcaccacaccCCAGCGCCACATCCCAGCACcacacctcagcaccacatcccagcaccacatcccagcaccacaccccaggcaccacatcccagcaccacatcccagcaccacaccccagcaccacatcccaggCACCAcaccccaggcaccacatcccagcgccacatcccagcaccacatcccagcaccacacctcagcaccacatcccagcaccacaccccagcaccacatccaggagTTGCCTAAATCccttcaggaatggtgactccaccacctccctgggcagcctgtgccagtaccTGAGAACCCTTCCTGGGCAgacattttcctaatgtccaacctgaagctcccctggcacaacctggaGCTGTTTCCTGTCCTggcacttgttgcatgtgagaagagcccaacccccacctggctcccacctcctctcagagagctgtagagagcaatgaggtctccctcaacctcctgttctccacaccaaacacccccagctccctcagctgctcctccccagccctcttttccagacccttccccagctttgttgcccttctctgccctgctccagcctctcaatgtccttcttggagcgagggacccaaaactgaccccagcactcaagatgtggtctcagcagtgccagtccaggggcacaatccctgccctgctcctgctgcccattgctgatccaggccaggctgctggtggccttcttgcctacctgggcactgctgccaccatcaatcaacacccccaggttcttctccacctagcagctctcctgccactctgccccaagtctGGAGtgttcacagcttcacagactgcattgggtgggaagggactctCCAAGGGCATCtcgtccaacccccctgcaggcagcaggggcacctccagctagagcaggctgtccagggacacagcaaggctgacctGGAATGTCTGCAGGGTTGTGTCCttaaccacatctctgggcagcttgctccagtgtTTTTCCACCCCCACTGTTCgtgaggttgttgtggcccaggtgcagcactggacacttggccttgttgaacctcctacAACTGACCTTGTCCCATGggtccagcctggccagatccctctgcagaccctccctgcccacccagcttggtgtcctctgcagaCTGACCAAGGCTGCACTCGATCAAGGTGGGGCCTGGCAGCAAAGGTatttacagaatggtttgggctagaagggagctccaaagctcatccagtccaaccccctgcactcagcagggacatcctccactagatcaggctgcccagagccctctccagcctcaccttgagtatctcctgggatggagcctcagacacctccctgggcaacctgttgcagtgttccaccaccctcatagtaaagaacttgttcctcacatccaatctcaatctgctctgctctagtctgaagccattgtccctggtcctgtccctgcaggcctttgggaacagtccctctgcagccttcttgtagccccttcaggtactggcagggtGCTCTAAGGGCTCCCTGGAGCCAGCGCCTGCCTGTTCTGTGAATTTCAGCTCTGTGTGATCCTCCCTGTTCCTGgggctgcagtgggggcagtggAAGCACCTCAGTaatctggtattttttttttctcagctttggGCTGTCAGAGATGCCCCAAAGCAGCCCTGCTTAGATTTGTACATTCTTGGTAAGCCCTGGCTCCTTCTCCAGCAGTGACTCTTCCTCTGGGTTTGCTGCTTCCTTGACactctctggctgctgctgcttgctgctttttcctctgctggTCCTGGGCAGGTTGCTGTGTTGCAGCTGTTTGGTTCCAAAGGCCATGCTGAGCCGTGTCCCAGGAGCACACAGCCTTCCCTTTTCAGAGTTATTGCTATGAACAAGCCCAGAGGTCTCTTGACTTGCAGCTTCTGCAGGAACCATGGGTCTTGGCCAAGGTTAAGGCCTTGGAAACATGTCCAGATGCTGAGTTTATGGTGCATTTAgtggcctcctctgccctggtgaggctataCCCAGTCCAGTGCTGGACtatccagttcaagagagacagggtccaaaggaggctacaaagctgctgaggggcctggaacatctctgtgaggagcaaaggctgagagccctggcgctgagagcctggagaagagcagccccagaggggatctgagcaatgctcagcaagagctaaaggaactgtggggggcaagggctggggccagactctgctcagtggtgcccagtgccaggccaaagggcagtgagcacaaactggaacccagaaggttccacctcagcatgaagagaaactactttgttgtgagggtgctggaggcctggagcaggctgcccagaggggttgtggagtctcctctggagagcttccaactctTCCTGACCGTTGTGGCCCTGGCCGCGGGTGGGTGCCCCTCACAGGTTTCCGTAGTGTAGCGGTTATCACGTTCGCCTCACACGCGAAAGGTCCCCGGTTCGATCCCGGGCGGAAACAGCTTTTGACGCTGCCCCACCAAGTACGGGGGCCAGGAAGCCGCCGCCAGCGCCccggcctggagcagcaatggtgcgGGGCGGCAGGGAGCCAGGGCAGCGTCGTGCCCTGGACTGGGCGCTGGGGAGGAGTCAGTTTTGTCCCCTCGCTGCCAGAAGGGTACTGAGGggtggagcaggtctagagaagggcaacaaagctggggaaggatctggagaacagggaaggggagaagccgctgagggggctgggggtgtttggtgtggaggaggctgagggagacatcattgctctctacagctccctgagaggaggctgcagggaggtgggggttgggctctgctccataggatcaggtgatagaaatggcctcagattgtgccaggggagggttaggttgtgaggaaaatttgtttgctgctagactggtcagggcttggcacaggctgcccagggaggtggtggagtccccatccctggaggtgttgggggCCATGgaacttggggccatggtttggtagCCGTGGTGGGGTTGgcttgctggttggactggatgaccctggagggctcttccaacccaaacaattccatgattctatcattctatgattagatgagctccagaggtccctgccaaccccacCCAGATGGGATGTTTTTGATTTCCAACTCTCTCTTCAAAAGTGACACAGGCTGTCATCACAGGTCCAACATCCAGCCCACGGCCAGAAGCTAAGGGCTGGATTCCTGCTGGGGTCCTTACACCCCATGGAAAAGTGACCAATGTGTGTTTGTGTCTCTGCTCTGAGGTGCCAgatccagccctgggcaggagtCCTGCCCCGCACCACCCTGCTGTGATGCTGGCCTCGGGTGGCTCTTGGAGCCAGCTGCACTGCCACAGGAGCATGGAGAGGCCTCTCCTGCCCCAGTCACCAACACCTCTCATGTGCTGCAGCCTCAGACACAGCACCAAACACCTTGCCAGGGCTTGCAGGAGAGCAGACAGGTGCAGCacctcccaccatgctggagcAAAGAACACACCCTGGTGCAGCAGGCAACCTCTGAGGGGCTGCACCACAGGGAGTGCCAGGATTGCTCCATGCAGCCCCACACCTACCCTCTGGGGAGGCCAAAAGGACCCCCTTTGGTCTGAACATCATCTCCTTGCTTGGTCCACACCAGGGAGGTTTCTGTGCACAGCCAGGAGGACCTTGCCCACAAACAGCCCTGGGTGTTGTCCAGGTTTGGCTCAGAGACcttccaccagctctgctgggcaggtctggaaagctgcccacaGTGtgctgggaaggcagcaggggactctctgctgctccttcccctccagTAAGGAGACAGCAGCCCAGAGTTTGTCTCACTTTTATTTACAGAATTGCACAGTTTCCCCAGGACACTGGAAGGTGGAGGGTCAGAGACACGGAGCTCTCACATCCACCAGCTGGACTCctcctctgggcagcagcagaaggctcaGGGAGTCGCTGTTGGGCTCTGCAGGGACACATGCCACAACTCCAATGGTTGGCAACTATGACAGAGACAATGAAGCTGAGAGTGAAGCACAGGGCCAGgccccagctgctcccagccagggACTTCTGGCCCTCACAGTTGCATGTCTGGACCAGGAGTGAGCTTCCCAACCAGCCCCAGGGAGTCCTggtgagggaggtggggtgTGGGATGCACAGCCCTCACTGCCTGCCACCACCAGTGCTGCAAGACCAAGCTCCTGCAaggcagccagagctgggaaggTTAAACCAAcaccatccccccccccccccctattttTCTTCACTGGGAATGTCCTGGTGACAGGGGGtttgctggggaagggctgaagGAAAAGGGACCCAGGACAAGGCACAGAGCAGTGATGCAGCCCTtgctgccatgggaaggggcatgtggatggagcagctcccctgcaCCAGCTGACTGTCCTGACGCTGCTGTTGCACAGGGACCAGaaccagagctgggctgaagaGGCCTCTCTGCCCTGCAAAGCTTCCAGGAGCAGGGGGCAGTCATCCCTGCACAATAGGGAAAAGGAGAGGTGCCCATAGATGGcagaagggaagggacaggcaggGAGGCTGGCAGAGAGGGGAGCAGAGATGCACAGCCTGGTTGCAGCAGAGGACACTCAGCCCATGATCAGAGGAGACCTTCATGCTCAGAACAGAGACCAGCTTGGGCCAGCccacagctgggcacagagaggctgctgcaaaGTGTGTTGGGCTGTCACCaagagccctgggacaggagatggaggagaagaGCACACACAGGCTCCATGGATGGAGCAATCCTGCTGGGAGAGACAGGCCTCTGGCCCTTGCTGCTCCTGCCACCAGCGACTTCCAGCCTAGGGCCAGGGAGAAGCcagcatcctgctctgcagctggagagcaggggaagggCACATGGTGCTTGGAGTGGAAGCTGTTCAGgtcttgctccagcaggggttggactgatccccctgggctcagcagagcagagggtcatGGTGTGACTACCACCCCTCCTTGCAgcctgcctcctctctgctcctcaccatggCACAAGGCAGGACCAGGACAATGCAGCACCGGTGTCAGGGTCTGCTCCACTCATGGGGCTCAGGGAAGCAGAGCACCAAGCATGGGCACTGcctggcagtgtggggaggcagaggagagagaaggactATAGCCAAAGCCAGGGAGACCCTGGCAGACTGGCACTCCAGGACAGAGGGGTTCTTagctggatgtgctggaatgcaggtgggtgaaggaggaggaggaacaatGCTGGCCCTGCAGAAGTGACCCAGAGCCTGTTCTCTGGgaaccagcagccctggggtgtTTTCCTGGAGGACACAaaacaggcaggcagagcttcagggccaaaccaaaccacagcagctcctcgAGTCCAGGAATGTGCAAATCAAGCTTGTGGGGGACAGCCAGGACAGCAGGGCCTGTCCCCAGGGTGTGGTGTGACCAACACTAGGAGAGGGCCAGCCTCAAGGTGGTGAAAAGGACAGCAGCAAACAGAGACTCCAAGCTTTTGGCCTCAGGAAAACTCCCTTCTGCATCCTGCCAAAGCAAAAGGCAATGGTAGCTTTAGCTAGCAGGCGCTCACCCCCAGGGCCTCCATCTACCTTTGCCAGACACAGCAAAGGCTGAGTGCATGCAGGTCCTGGGGATGAGCCAGGATCTGCAAGGAAAGGCTTTAGTGAGCGCAGGTCTGCACAGGAAGAGATGTTCTCATGGTGCAACTTCTTCTGAAATCCTCAGAATTACAGTACTGTAAATACAAAATGCCTGCACT
Above is a genomic segment from Indicator indicator isolate 239-I01 chromosome 36, UM_Iind_1.1, whole genome shotgun sequence containing:
- the LOC128978343 gene encoding thaicobrin-like, with the protein product MERGETEMLGSEEEQRGGRAEVILDPDTANPFLVLAGDGRAVGRGASWCQLPDCPQRFDTEPCVLGCSAFSTGTHCWQVEVAEAGEWWAVGVAQDSVRRKGVLRFAPQEGIWAVGQWFGQYFAFTDPDWTPLSLACLPRAIQVCLDFTTGQVVFADAENQAQIFAFCLASCPGAILHPWLWVGMDSWLRLCP